A window from Ardenticatena maritima encodes these proteins:
- the dnaG gene encoding DNA primase translates to MSHQAVIEEIKQRLDLVDVVSRYVQLKRSGSTYKALCPFHQEKTPSFVVFPHTQTWRCFGACGEGGDIFSFVMKIEGLSFPEALRQLAREAGVELEAPDARTSALQQQRERLRTVCETAMRLFTEWLRAPEGETCRAYLERRRVSPDMVLAFGLGYAPEGWDTLLNAMLAKGYTQQDLLDAGLVIANERGSVYDRFRHRLIFPIRDVRGRVVGFGGRALDDEQQPKYLNSPQTLLFDKGRLLYGLDLAKDAIRREDRVVLVEGYMDVIAAHQAGYRNVVASLGTALTPDQLRLINRFTKNIVLALDADTAGTEAAKRGIHAAREALARHFVPSVEGGRLRPVVEMAGDLRVVRLPAGYDPDDLLKEDPAQWGELVANALPVVEFFIQEAIAGRDLNDAAQKRAVAEGILPIIAEIPNTIERAHYLQRLAFYLHVPEDDLAREMTLLVRQQRTQRRRTPPPPPPTFDAPFDDVPPPPDEEESADIGVEQPTTPRLRVRFDDYEAYLLYLLSQRPDLLAEVEQEITPQDWHSPEWRQLYETLLFDMPMSGAEVEALFEELPDILQRLATDLLNYYHDRPLPDENELIGEVRRTALRIKRAAIERTLKEIAFLVRDAVEENDKARLQSLVATRKALQRQQKEIDQRIRTPDATAAPIPQEEEDDFF, encoded by the coding sequence ATGAGCCATCAAGCCGTAATCGAAGAAATCAAACAGCGCCTTGATTTGGTGGACGTGGTAAGCCGCTACGTGCAACTCAAACGTTCGGGAAGCACGTACAAAGCGCTCTGCCCCTTCCACCAGGAAAAGACGCCCAGTTTTGTGGTGTTTCCTCACACGCAAACGTGGCGGTGTTTTGGCGCGTGCGGCGAAGGCGGCGACATTTTCTCGTTCGTTATGAAAATCGAGGGGCTTTCCTTCCCCGAAGCCCTGCGCCAACTGGCGCGCGAAGCCGGCGTGGAACTGGAAGCCCCCGACGCCCGCACCAGCGCGCTCCAGCAACAGCGCGAACGCCTGCGCACAGTGTGCGAAACCGCCATGCGCCTCTTCACCGAGTGGCTTCGCGCCCCGGAAGGCGAGACCTGCCGCGCCTATCTCGAACGCCGCCGCGTCAGCCCCGACATGGTGCTGGCGTTTGGCTTGGGCTACGCGCCCGAGGGGTGGGATACGCTCTTGAACGCCATGCTGGCGAAAGGCTACACCCAGCAAGACCTGCTGGACGCGGGGTTGGTCATCGCCAACGAGCGCGGTAGCGTGTACGACCGCTTTCGCCATCGCCTCATCTTCCCCATTCGCGACGTGCGCGGGCGCGTGGTGGGGTTTGGCGGGCGCGCGCTGGACGACGAGCAGCAACCCAAATACCTCAACTCGCCGCAAACCCTGCTCTTCGACAAGGGGCGCTTGCTCTACGGGCTTGACCTGGCTAAAGACGCCATCCGCCGTGAAGACCGCGTGGTGCTGGTGGAAGGCTACATGGACGTCATCGCCGCCCATCAGGCGGGCTACCGCAACGTGGTGGCTAGCCTGGGCACCGCCCTTACCCCCGACCAACTGCGGCTCATCAACCGCTTCACCAAAAACATTGTGCTGGCACTCGACGCCGATACCGCCGGCACGGAAGCCGCCAAGCGTGGCATTCACGCCGCCCGTGAAGCCCTGGCGCGCCACTTTGTCCCCAGTGTTGAAGGGGGGCGCTTGCGCCCCGTGGTGGAAATGGCGGGCGATTTGCGCGTGGTGCGCCTGCCCGCCGGCTACGACCCCGACGACCTGCTCAAAGAAGACCCCGCGCAATGGGGTGAATTGGTGGCGAACGCCTTGCCGGTGGTGGAATTTTTCATCCAGGAAGCCATCGCCGGGCGCGACTTGAACGACGCCGCCCAAAAGCGGGCGGTCGCCGAGGGAATTTTGCCCATCATTGCCGAGATACCCAACACCATCGAGCGCGCGCACTACCTGCAACGCCTTGCCTTCTACCTGCACGTCCCCGAGGACGACCTCGCACGCGAAATGACCCTGCTGGTCCGCCAGCAACGCACACAACGCCGCCGCACGCCGCCGCCGCCACCGCCCACATTCGACGCACCGTTCGACGACGTTCCGCCGCCCCCCGACGAGGAAGAGAGCGCCGACATCGGCGTCGAACAGCCCACCACGCCACGCCTGCGCGTCCGCTTCGACGACTACGAAGCCTATCTGCTCTACCTGCTCTCGCAACGCCCCGACCTGCTCGCCGAAGTGGAGCAGGAAATCACGCCGCAAGATTGGCATTCACCCGAATGGCGGCAACTCTACGAGACACTGCTGTTTGATATGCCCATGAGCGGCGCAGAAGTGGAAGCCCTGTTTGAAGAATTGCCCGACATCTTGCAGAGGCTCGCCACCGACTTGCTCAACTACTACCACGACAGACCACTGCCCGATGAAAACGAACTGATTGGCGAAGTGCGGCGCACCGCGTTGCGCATCAAACGCGCCGCGATTGAGCGCACATTGAAAGAAATTGCGTTCCTGGTACGCGACGCAGTGGAAGAAAACGACAAAGCCCGCCTGCAATCGCTGGTTGCCACGCGCAAAGCCCTGCAACGCCAGCAGAAAGAGATTGACCAGCGCATCCGCACCCCCGACGCCACAGCCGCCCCCATTCCCCAGGAAGAAGAAGACGACTTCTTCTAG
- a CDS encoding YceI family protein: MKRNLSMAVLAVVVIGVLGVAAVAYSFLRTPEEASLSAEEALATVQAEQPPTEQPEAPTAEPTPTQAVEPTAEPTTPPEATAEPTAASETSTARTFAFVDGETEAQFIIDEVLRGSPKTVVGSTIDVAGTFTVDFANSAEISFSPILINARTFATDDERRDRAIKNRILLTDQYEFITFEPKSVVGAPERVEVGQTYTFQVVGDLTILDTTREVVFDVEATVVSENRVEGTARAVVQYADWGVSIPEVPAVTGVADEVTLILNFAAEAQ, encoded by the coding sequence ATGAAACGCAATCTTTCCATGGCTGTTCTTGCTGTGGTTGTGATTGGTGTGCTTGGCGTCGCGGCGGTGGCGTATTCGTTCTTGCGCACCCCCGAAGAAGCCAGCCTGAGCGCGGAAGAAGCCCTGGCGACCGTCCAGGCGGAGCAACCGCCAACAGAGCAACCGGAAGCGCCCACGGCCGAACCGACGCCTACGCAGGCTGTTGAACCGACGGCGGAACCAACCACGCCGCCGGAAGCCACAGCCGAACCGACCGCGGCAAGCGAAACGAGTACGGCGCGCACATTTGCCTTTGTGGATGGGGAGACCGAAGCGCAATTCATCATTGATGAAGTGTTGCGCGGTTCGCCCAAAACCGTTGTTGGCTCGACGATCGATGTCGCCGGCACGTTCACGGTTGACTTTGCCAACTCCGCCGAGATATCGTTCTCGCCCATTCTCATCAATGCACGCACCTTTGCCACCGACGATGAACGCCGCGACCGCGCTATCAAGAATCGCATTCTGCTGACCGACCAGTACGAGTTCATCACGTTTGAACCGAAAAGCGTTGTGGGTGCGCCGGAGCGTGTCGAAGTGGGGCAGACCTACACGTTCCAGGTGGTGGGGGATTTGACGATTCTCGACACGACGCGCGAAGTTGTGTTTGATGTGGAGGCAACGGTGGTGAGCGAGAACCGCGTGGAAGGGACGGCGCGCGCGGTTGTTCAATACGCTGATTGGGGTGTTTCCATTCCCGAAGTGCCGGCGGTGACGGGCGTCGCCGATGAGGTGACGCTGATTCTCAACTTTGCGGCGGAAGCCCAATAA
- a CDS encoding TolB family protein, which yields MLKSSAYGVWLVACVLLISGCVSAREASAPLPTMTPSPTATRATPTASASPSPTPPPVATPNLAATVAAQQTPRVYKTLSSPDGMWEAEVLVYDCVAFGSEGPEYAYEVLLLRATDGAIVQVDEQTIACGGLGAAGFDLLLWSPDSRYLYYTPTREGVPDGCGFWAGAVARFDVQTRRREVMWSAIFSPDRQRLAVIEPSALALWDVDGGEIARWSFPQEGVLAGVAWSPDGERVALLFVQTLCPPAGPSRLFLFDASSQEAQRVLATDEQTFLDVIWQASEHIQLVDDQGTTWTYSLTTGAMEPDE from the coding sequence ATGCTGAAATCTTCTGCGTATGGCGTATGGTTGGTCGCATGTGTGTTGTTGATAAGTGGGTGTGTGTCTGCTCGTGAGGCGTCCGCCCCCTTGCCCACGATGACGCCTTCGCCAACAGCAACGCGCGCGACGCCAACTGCGTCAGCGTCGCCTTCACCAACACCGCCCCCCGTGGCAACACCAAACCTGGCGGCAACCGTGGCGGCACAGCAAACGCCGCGAGTCTACAAGACGCTCTCTTCGCCGGATGGGATGTGGGAAGCAGAGGTACTTGTTTACGATTGCGTGGCGTTTGGGAGCGAAGGACCCGAATATGCCTATGAAGTGCTGCTTCTGCGGGCGACCGATGGGGCGATTGTGCAGGTTGATGAGCAGACGATAGCCTGTGGCGGCCTTGGCGCGGCAGGGTTTGACCTGCTTCTCTGGTCGCCGGATAGCCGCTATCTCTACTACACACCTACGCGTGAAGGCGTCCCGGACGGGTGCGGATTTTGGGCGGGGGCTGTCGCGCGGTTTGATGTCCAGACACGCCGGCGCGAAGTGATGTGGTCCGCCATCTTCTCGCCCGACCGGCAACGCCTGGCGGTTATTGAGCCGTCGGCGCTGGCGCTCTGGGATGTGGACGGCGGCGAAATCGCGCGCTGGTCGTTTCCGCAAGAGGGGGTGCTAGCCGGCGTTGCCTGGTCGCCCGACGGCGAACGGGTGGCGCTTTTGTTTGTGCAGACCCTCTGCCCACCTGCTGGCCCATCGCGGCTTTTCCTTTTCGATGCAAGTAGTCAGGAGGCTCAGCGGGTGCTGGCAACAGACGAACAGACCTTCCTCGATGTCATCTGGCAGGCAAGTGAGCATATCCAGTTGGTGGATGATCAGGGAACCACGTGGACATATTCGCTGACAACCGGCGCGATGGAGCCGGACGAGTAA
- a CDS encoding ABC transporter permease, giving the protein MRVSTALMLWVPSLTASLLVLLPMSYLALRVLGGGLSAWRLVFRPSTLEVIWNSGVLAAAVTACSALIAVPLAWLTVRTDLPGRRTWTVLISLPLVIPSYVAAYLFIAALGPRGMLQQWLEGVFGITRLPTIYGFPGALIVLTLMTYPYMYLSVRAALQGLDPSLEEAARSLGHTGWETFRRITLPQLQPALAAGGLLVALYTLRDFGAVSLMRYNTFTRVIYVQYKSSFDRTSAAALALVLVVLTLVLLVIESRIRGQARYHRAAVGAARRAKTIKLGRWRWPALAFCASVVALALVLPATVLFYWLIRGWLAGEEFVSLWAPLRNSLSVSAIAAIVTTAFALPIAFVEIRWPSRLSRFVERTTYIGYALPGIVIALAFVFFGVRFARPIYQTIWLLILAYVVLFLPQAVGAIRASLLQVNPSVEEAARSLGRKPWEVLVYITLPLVRPGLVAAFGLVFLTTMKELPATLILGPFDFKTLATVVWGAVSEAFFARAAAPALLIILASSVPMAFFVVREEAGE; this is encoded by the coding sequence TTGCGTGTCAGCACAGCCCTCATGCTCTGGGTGCCCTCGCTGACCGCTTCCCTGTTGGTCCTGCTCCCCATGAGTTACCTGGCACTGCGCGTGCTTGGCGGGGGGCTTTCCGCCTGGCGACTGGTCTTTCGGCCAAGCACCCTTGAAGTGATTTGGAATTCAGGCGTGCTGGCGGCCGCCGTCACAGCCTGTTCCGCCCTCATTGCCGTCCCCCTCGCCTGGCTGACCGTGCGCACCGATCTGCCTGGTCGCCGAACCTGGACGGTGCTCATCTCGCTGCCGCTGGTCATTCCCAGTTATGTGGCCGCCTATCTCTTCATCGCGGCGCTTGGACCGCGCGGCATGCTGCAACAGTGGCTCGAAGGCGTGTTTGGCATCACCCGCCTGCCCACCATCTACGGCTTTCCGGGCGCGTTGATTGTCCTCACGCTGATGACCTACCCCTACATGTACCTGAGTGTCCGCGCCGCCCTGCAAGGGCTTGACCCCAGCCTGGAAGAAGCCGCGCGCAGCCTGGGGCATACGGGATGGGAAACTTTTCGCCGCATCACACTTCCGCAACTGCAACCCGCGCTGGCCGCCGGCGGCTTGCTTGTTGCGCTGTACACCTTGCGCGACTTCGGCGCCGTCTCACTCATGCGCTACAACACCTTCACCCGCGTGATTTATGTCCAGTACAAATCCTCCTTCGACCGCACATCCGCCGCCGCCCTGGCGTTGGTGCTGGTTGTCCTGACGCTGGTCCTGCTCGTCATCGAGTCGCGCATTCGTGGGCAAGCCCGCTACCACCGGGCGGCTGTGGGGGCGGCGCGTCGCGCCAAAACCATCAAACTGGGGCGCTGGCGCTGGCCAGCCCTGGCATTTTGCGCGAGTGTGGTTGCGCTGGCGCTGGTTCTGCCGGCGACGGTGTTGTTCTACTGGCTGATACGCGGCTGGCTCGCCGGAGAAGAATTCGTTTCGCTTTGGGCGCCGCTCCGCAATTCGCTCAGCGTCTCGGCGATTGCCGCCATTGTGACAACGGCGTTTGCCCTGCCCATCGCCTTTGTCGAAATCCGCTGGCCGAGCCGTCTCAGCCGCTTTGTGGAACGTACAACCTACATCGGCTACGCACTGCCGGGCATCGTTATCGCGCTGGCGTTCGTCTTCTTTGGCGTGCGTTTTGCCCGCCCCATCTACCAGACCATCTGGCTGCTCATTCTCGCGTATGTCGTGCTCTTCCTGCCGCAAGCCGTGGGGGCAATACGCGCATCCCTCTTGCAAGTCAACCCCTCGGTGGAAGAAGCCGCGCGCAGCCTGGGACGCAAACCGTGGGAAGTCCTTGTGTACATCACACTGCCGCTCGTGCGCCCTGGGCTGGTGGCTGCTTTCGGGCTGGTTTTTCTCACCACGATGAAGGAACTCCCCGCTACCCTCATCCTGGGACCGTTCGACTTCAAGACGCTGGCAACCGTCGTCTGGGGGGCGGTATCCGAGGCCTTTTTTGCACGCGCCGCCGCGCCCGCCCTGCTCATCATTCTGGCCTCTTCGGTGCCCATGGCCTTCTTCGTCGTGCGTGAAGAAGCCGGCGAATAG
- a CDS encoding carbonic anhydrase produces the protein MRKSARNLLSVLLVWVGVLLFAGGVAAEGGAEWGYEGEHGPEHWGELSPEYATCSQGREQSPIDIPEWAPLNQPDIQFVYDPTNLTIVNNGHTIKVEYDQGSFMTLEGKQYNLLQFHFHAPSEHTMQGQFFPIEAHFVHQSEDGEYAVVGVFIREGAENAAYQPVWAHLPADVGEPQTIEGVSVNAMDLLPADLSYYRYDGSFTTPPCTEGVKWVVMATPVEMSAEQIAAFTAIYDHNNRPVQPLNERLFYVGGAPQMLPETGRASVPVGWWLMGAGVALAGVGLVIRRRSLV, from the coding sequence ATGCGTAAGTCTGCGCGAAATTTGTTGTCGGTCTTGTTGGTGTGGGTGGGCGTTCTGCTCTTTGCCGGAGGTGTCGCCGCAGAAGGAGGCGCGGAATGGGGCTATGAGGGCGAACATGGGCCTGAGCATTGGGGAGAATTGAGCCCAGAGTATGCGACGTGCTCACAGGGGCGCGAACAATCGCCGATTGATATCCCCGAATGGGCGCCGCTCAATCAACCTGACATTCAATTTGTGTATGACCCCACAAATCTGACGATTGTCAACAATGGGCACACGATCAAGGTGGAATACGACCAGGGCAGTTTCATGACGCTCGAAGGCAAGCAGTACAATCTGCTTCAATTCCATTTCCATGCCCCCAGTGAGCACACCATGCAGGGGCAGTTCTTCCCCATTGAAGCCCATTTTGTGCACCAAAGCGAGGATGGCGAGTATGCTGTAGTCGGGGTTTTTATTCGTGAGGGGGCTGAAAACGCCGCCTATCAACCGGTATGGGCGCACCTGCCGGCAGATGTTGGCGAGCCGCAAACGATCGAGGGAGTCAGTGTCAACGCCATGGATTTGTTGCCGGCGGATTTGTCCTACTATCGCTATGACGGTTCTTTTACGACGCCGCCATGCACGGAGGGCGTCAAGTGGGTGGTTATGGCCACGCCGGTGGAGATGTCGGCGGAACAGATTGCGGCTTTCACGGCGATCTACGACCACAACAACCGCCCTGTTCAGCCGCTCAATGAACGCTTGTTCTACGTTGGCGGGGCACCGCAAATGCTGCCGGAAACGGGGCGTGCGTCGGTACCCGTGGGATGGTGGTTGATGGGGGCGGGTGTCGCGCTGGCGGGCGTGGGGCTGGTCATACGGCGGCGCTCGCTGGTCTGA
- a CDS encoding iron ABC transporter substrate-binding protein, with protein MSRAKISLLFTVLLVAIFVIACGNSGGEATPEPSVSPEASASPEASAEPGHSDTDLESGGLVIYSGRSESLVGPIIEQFEEETGIDVKVRYGGTAEMAATILEEGERSPADIFYAQDPSGLGAVAVQGLFQTLPNDILETVDPRFRADDGSWVGITGRVRVVVYNTERLSEDDLPTDMWGFTDPQWKGRIGWAPTNGSFQAMVTAMRAIWGEERTREWLEGILANEPTVYENNTSIVAGVGAGEVDVGFVNHYYLYRFLAEQGESFPARNYFLPGGGPGSIVLVSGVGILKNAEHQEAAEQFVRFLLSEEAQSYFAEKTYEYPMNPAVKPYGDLPPLDSLNVPDVDLSNLTDLQGTIELLREVGALP; from the coding sequence ATGTCACGCGCAAAAATCAGCCTTTTGTTCACAGTTCTGTTGGTGGCGATCTTCGTCATCGCTTGCGGGAACAGCGGCGGCGAAGCGACGCCTGAACCGAGCGTCAGCCCGGAAGCCAGCGCCAGCCCCGAAGCGAGCGCAGAACCGGGACACAGCGATACCGACCTGGAAAGCGGTGGGCTGGTCATCTATTCGGGCCGCTCCGAAAGCCTGGTGGGTCCCATCATCGAGCAGTTTGAAGAAGAAACCGGCATTGACGTGAAAGTGCGCTACGGCGGCACCGCCGAAATGGCCGCCACCATTCTGGAAGAAGGCGAACGCTCGCCCGCTGACATCTTTTATGCACAAGACCCCAGTGGTTTAGGGGCGGTTGCCGTGCAAGGGCTGTTCCAAACATTGCCCAACGATATCCTCGAAACCGTTGACCCGCGCTTCCGCGCCGACGACGGCTCGTGGGTAGGCATTACCGGCCGCGTCCGCGTGGTTGTGTACAACACCGAACGTCTCTCCGAAGACGACCTGCCCACCGACATGTGGGGCTTTACCGACCCGCAGTGGAAAGGGCGCATCGGCTGGGCACCCACCAACGGCTCGTTCCAGGCAATGGTGACAGCCATGCGCGCCATTTGGGGCGAGGAACGCACGCGCGAATGGCTGGAAGGCATTCTCGCCAACGAACCGACGGTCTATGAAAACAACACATCCATCGTTGCGGGCGTTGGCGCAGGCGAAGTTGACGTCGGCTTTGTAAACCATTACTATCTCTACCGTTTCCTGGCTGAACAAGGCGAGTCCTTCCCGGCGCGTAATTACTTCTTGCCGGGTGGCGGTCCTGGTTCGATTGTCCTGGTCTCGGGTGTGGGCATTCTGAAGAACGCCGAACACCAGGAAGCCGCCGAGCAGTTCGTGCGCTTCCTACTCTCAGAAGAAGCCCAATCGTACTTTGCTGAAAAGACCTACGAATACCCGATGAACCCGGCCGTCAAGCCTTATGGCGACCTGCCGCCGCTGGACTCGCTCAACGTGCCGGACGTTGACCTGTCGAACTTGACCGACTTGCAAGGCACGATCGAACTCTTGCGTGAGGTTGGAGCACTGCCGTAA
- a CDS encoding LysE family translocator, whose product MLTFLLQGMALGLSAAWLPGPFKAFLFSYTSIYGWRRTIWAAFAPLLSDGFIIAVALLLISSVPPQFTAGLHVAGGLFLLYLARSAYHALQAEAEAHIESGGSLRDVLTKATITNLLNPNPYIFWSFVGGPIIRRGWAISPWHAVSFLLGMYTLLIGGMAALVLLFGLTGRFDATLRRRLALVSVGLLVLMAGWQFWMAWQAWGNA is encoded by the coding sequence ATGCTGACATTTTTGCTGCAAGGCATGGCGCTGGGGCTCTCGGCGGCGTGGTTGCCTGGTCCATTCAAAGCCTTTCTGTTCTCGTACACGTCCATTTATGGGTGGCGGCGCACCATTTGGGCGGCGTTCGCCCCGTTGCTCAGCGATGGGTTTATCATCGCGGTCGCCCTCTTGCTGATTAGCAGTGTGCCGCCGCAGTTCACAGCGGGCTTGCACGTGGCGGGGGGGCTCTTCTTGCTCTATCTGGCGCGCTCGGCCTACCACGCCCTGCAAGCCGAGGCGGAAGCCCATATCGAAAGTGGCGGTTCGTTGCGTGATGTGCTGACCAAAGCCACCATCACCAACCTGCTCAATCCCAACCCCTACATTTTTTGGAGTTTTGTCGGCGGTCCCATTATTCGGCGGGGCTGGGCGATTTCCCCTTGGCACGCGGTGAGTTTTTTGCTGGGCATGTACACGTTGCTCATCGGGGGAATGGCGGCGCTGGTGCTCCTCTTCGGGTTGACGGGGCGTTTCGACGCGACGTTGCGGCGGCGGCTGGCGCTTGTCTCGGTGGGCTTGCTTGTGTTGATGGCGGGCTGGCAATTTTGGATGGCGTGGCAGGCGTGGGGGAACGCCTAG
- a CDS encoding SDR family NAD(P)-dependent oxidoreductase yields the protein MKRVALITGSTRRIGRAIAARLAREGYALALNYRHNERAAQETVAALAALTEAVAFRADVSTPEGAEHLVRETLAHFGRVDVLVNCVGPFVPKPLAETDLGEWRLLVDGNLGSAFYTMRLVIPVMREQGGGVIVNLGSLNAGVARGAPNTAVYNALKTALVVLTRSVARSEGRHGIRANVVNPGMIDPAGVGEEVVRHIPLQRLGTPDDVAAAVAWLCSDEATYVSGAVVDVHGGLWA from the coding sequence ATGAAGCGTGTAGCGTTGATCACGGGAAGCACGCGCCGCATTGGGCGCGCCATTGCCGCACGGCTGGCACGCGAGGGCTACGCGCTGGCGTTGAACTACCGCCACAACGAACGCGCCGCGCAAGAAACCGTCGCCGCGTTGGCGGCGCTGACCGAGGCGGTCGCTTTTCGCGCGGATGTGAGCACGCCTGAGGGGGCGGAGCACCTGGTGCGCGAGACGCTGGCGCATTTTGGGCGTGTGGATGTGCTGGTGAACTGTGTCGGTCCATTCGTGCCCAAGCCGCTCGCCGAAACCGACCTGGGCGAGTGGCGTTTGCTGGTGGACGGCAATCTGGGGAGCGCGTTCTACACCATGCGCCTGGTCATTCCCGTCATGCGGGAACAGGGCGGGGGCGTCATCGTCAATCTCGGTTCGTTGAATGCGGGCGTGGCGCGGGGCGCGCCCAACACCGCGGTGTATAACGCGCTCAAAACAGCGTTGGTTGTGCTGACGCGCTCGGTGGCGCGGAGTGAGGGACGCCATGGCATTCGTGCCAATGTGGTGAACCCCGGCATGATTGACCCGGCGGGAGTGGGCGAAGAGGTTGTGCGCCACATTCCCTTGCAGCGGTTGGGCACGCCGGATGATGTCGCGGCGGCGGTGGCGTGGCTCTGTTCCGATGAGGCGACTTACGTCAGCGGGGCTGTGGTGGATGTCCACGGCGGCTTGTGGGCGTGA
- the pabB gene encoding aminodeoxychorismate synthase component I: MEAIIHDERRRKWWRFTHPIRYIQATRYDEVLPALAEIEAAAERGAHAVGFITYEAAPAFDPALQTQRPDGVPLLLFGIFNAPEPVELPHHVDATYEVDAWEPDMSRDAYQRAIAAIKDAIARGDTYQVNFTMRLRAPFRGNPWALFVDLYQTQEAPLAAYLDLGETVVCSVSPELFFAVQGERIWSRPMKGTAARAPLPREDRLRANWLRHSEKNRAENVMIVDMIRNDLARIAEVGSVDVPHLFTIERYPTVWQMTSTVEARTTADLPSIMQALFPCASITGAPKASTMRIIASLETSPRHIYTGTIGWVAPGRQMQFNVAIRTVVINRQTETAEYGVGGGIVWDSNAEDEYAECQAKARVLTERRPVFDLLETMLWTPRAGFFLWDRHLERLRLSADYFGFSLDMRRLYEEAETLAETLAPVPQRVRLTLSRDGTTQWTHTPLANAPYPDRVRLALAPAPISTKNVFLYHKTTHRDVYEQARAACPTADDVLLWNEHGHITETTTANIVAWLDGHLVTPPVHDGLLNGTLRSWLVQHGIVEEASIPIEALHTCQKLYVINSVRGWRPALLINEHAHAHKPPWTSTTAPLT, from the coding sequence GTGGAAGCAATCATCCATGATGAACGCCGCCGCAAATGGTGGCGTTTTACACATCCAATTCGCTACATCCAGGCAACCAGATACGACGAGGTACTGCCTGCGCTGGCGGAAATCGAAGCCGCCGCAGAGCGCGGCGCACACGCCGTCGGCTTCATCACCTATGAAGCCGCTCCCGCCTTCGACCCGGCGTTGCAGACGCAACGCCCCGATGGCGTTCCCTTGCTCTTGTTCGGCATCTTCAACGCCCCCGAACCCGTCGAACTTCCCCACCATGTGGACGCCACCTACGAGGTGGACGCATGGGAACCCGATATGTCCCGCGACGCTTATCAGCGCGCCATCGCCGCCATCAAAGACGCCATCGCGCGTGGCGACACCTACCAGGTGAACTTCACCATGCGGCTGCGCGCCCCGTTTCGCGGCAACCCGTGGGCGCTCTTCGTGGATTTGTACCAGACGCAGGAAGCCCCGCTTGCCGCCTACCTTGACCTGGGTGAAACAGTCGTCTGCTCGGTTTCGCCCGAACTTTTCTTCGCTGTACAGGGTGAACGCATCTGGTCGCGCCCGATGAAGGGCACTGCGGCGCGCGCCCCCCTGCCGCGAGAAGACCGCCTGCGCGCCAACTGGTTGCGGCATTCCGAAAAGAACCGCGCCGAAAACGTGATGATTGTGGACATGATTCGCAACGACCTGGCGCGTATCGCCGAAGTGGGAAGCGTGGACGTTCCGCACCTGTTCACCATCGAGCGCTACCCGACCGTCTGGCAAATGACATCTACCGTAGAAGCGCGCACGACCGCTGATTTGCCCAGCATCATGCAGGCGCTCTTCCCGTGCGCCTCGATTACGGGCGCGCCCAAAGCCAGCACCATGCGCATCATCGCTTCACTGGAAACCAGCCCGCGCCACATCTACACCGGCACCATCGGGTGGGTCGCCCCTGGGCGGCAAATGCAATTCAACGTCGCCATCCGCACCGTGGTCATCAACCGCCAAACCGAAACGGCCGAATATGGCGTGGGGGGCGGCATTGTGTGGGATTCCAACGCCGAGGATGAATACGCCGAATGCCAGGCAAAAGCGCGCGTGCTGACCGAACGCCGCCCCGTGTTCGACCTGCTTGAAACCATGCTCTGGACGCCGCGCGCGGGGTTTTTCTTGTGGGACCGCCACCTTGAACGGCTCCGCCTCTCAGCGGACTATTTTGGCTTCTCGCTGGACATGCGCCGTCTGTACGAAGAAGCCGAAACACTTGCCGAAACACTTGCCCCCGTGCCCCAGCGTGTGCGGCTCACCCTCTCGCGCGACGGCACGACGCAGTGGACGCATACCCCCCTCGCCAACGCCCCCTACCCCGACCGCGTGCGCCTGGCGCTTGCGCCCGCGCCCATCTCCACAAAGAACGTCTTTCTCTACCACAAAACCACACACCGCGACGTGTACGAACAAGCCCGCGCCGCCTGCCCCACCGCCGACGACGTGCTTCTGTGGAACGAACACGGGCACATCACTGAAACCACCACCGCCAACATCGTCGCCTGGCTGGACGGCCACCTTGTGACGCCACCCGTGCACGATGGCTTGCTCAACGGTACGTTGCGCAGTTGGCTGGTGCAACACGGCATTGTGGAAGAGGCGTCCATCCCCATCGAAGCCTTGCACACCTGCCAAAAACTCTACGTCATCAACTCCGTGCGTGGCTGGCGTCCCGCCCTGCTCATCAACGAGCACGCTCACGCCCACAAGCCGCCGTGGACATCCACCACAGCCCCGCTGACGTAA